In Janibacter sp. CX7, a single genomic region encodes these proteins:
- the lgt gene encoding prolipoprotein diacylglyceryl transferase, giving the protein MTTPALLPSPTVGVLELGPLTIHAYALCILAGIAAAIWIGDQRLRARGGEEGAVLDVAMWAVPFGIVGGRIYHVITTPQPYFGEGGHPLDALKIWEGGLGIWGAVALGAVGAWIGCRQFGVSFLTFADAVAPGILVAQAIGRWGNWFNNEIYGPETDLPWGLEIHRWAGGRAAVDAAGDPIVLGTFHPTFLYESLFLLVLAIVIIAVDRRVRLAPGQVMALYIAGYPVGRFFIEMLRTDAANTILGLRVNIWTSLAVFVLGVVLYIVLGRRARSGEETNISDSEKSPLSR; this is encoded by the coding sequence GTGACGACTCCGGCGCTCCTCCCTTCGCCCACCGTCGGGGTCCTCGAGCTGGGGCCGCTGACGATCCACGCCTACGCCCTGTGCATCCTCGCGGGCATCGCCGCGGCGATCTGGATCGGTGACCAGCGTCTGCGCGCCCGCGGGGGCGAGGAGGGTGCGGTCCTCGACGTCGCCATGTGGGCGGTGCCCTTCGGCATCGTCGGCGGCCGGATCTACCACGTCATCACCACGCCCCAGCCCTACTTCGGCGAAGGGGGGCACCCTCTCGACGCCCTGAAGATCTGGGAGGGCGGGCTCGGCATCTGGGGTGCGGTGGCGCTCGGCGCCGTCGGTGCCTGGATCGGCTGCCGGCAGTTCGGGGTGTCCTTCCTCACCTTCGCCGACGCCGTGGCGCCCGGCATCCTCGTGGCCCAGGCCATCGGCCGGTGGGGCAACTGGTTCAACAACGAGATCTACGGCCCCGAGACCGATCTGCCGTGGGGCCTGGAGATCCATCGCTGGGCGGGTGGTCGCGCGGCGGTCGACGCGGCGGGGGACCCGATCGTCCTGGGCACCTTCCACCCGACCTTCCTCTACGAGTCGCTCTTCCTGCTCGTCCTCGCCATCGTGATCATCGCCGTCGACCGGCGGGTGCGGCTGGCGCCGGGGCAGGTCATGGCCCTCTACATCGCGGGCTACCCCGTGGGGCGCTTCTTCATCGAGATGCTGCGCACCGATGCCGCGAACACGATCCTGGGACTGCGCGTCAACATCTGGACGAGCCTCGCCGTCTTCGTCCTCGGTGTGGTTCTGTACATCGTCCTCGGCCGGCGCGCACGCTCGGGCGAGGAGACGAATATCTCAGATAGTGAGAAGTCGCCTCTCAGTAGGTAA
- a CDS encoding thioredoxin domain-containing protein — MSTNDRKAKAQAAARGTGGGANVIVVAGIVAVLAIALVVGGVIWASRDGGGSGGGASQLPDGVTKGEPIEPFASAKPAEDAPVVDVYEDFRCPICRTFESSMGDSINELAKDGKIRLRVHLKTVIDTNTGGDSSAVAGSSAVCAADQGKWEEYHQALFALQPEEETREGFPTSDYTKAAKEAGLSGDAMSSWQQCTDKETYVDYVQSVDDQSVKDGITGTPVIEVEGTQLNWGSLLDQGSMTADTQRLEEILTSGKVPQDLVATP, encoded by the coding sequence GTGAGCACCAACGACCGCAAGGCCAAGGCGCAGGCCGCCGCCCGGGGCACCGGGGGCGGCGCCAACGTCATCGTCGTCGCCGGCATCGTCGCCGTCCTGGCGATCGCCCTCGTCGTGGGCGGTGTCATCTGGGCCAGCCGCGACGGCGGCGGCTCGGGCGGCGGCGCGAGCCAGCTGCCCGACGGCGTGACGAAGGGGGAGCCCATCGAGCCCTTCGCCTCGGCGAAGCCGGCCGAGGACGCCCCGGTCGTCGATGTCTACGAGGACTTCCGCTGCCCGATCTGCCGGACCTTCGAGTCGTCGATGGGCGACTCGATCAACGAGCTGGCCAAGGACGGCAAGATCCGCCTGCGCGTCCACCTCAAGACGGTCATCGACACCAACACCGGCGGCGACTCGTCGGCCGTCGCCGGGTCGAGCGCCGTCTGCGCCGCGGACCAGGGGAAGTGGGAGGAGTACCACCAGGCGCTCTTCGCGCTGCAGCCCGAGGAGGAGACCCGCGAGGGCTTCCCGACGAGCGACTACACCAAGGCGGCGAAGGAAGCCGGGCTCTCGGGGGACGCCATGTCGTCATGGCAGCAGTGCACCGACAAGGAGACCTACGTCGACTACGTGCAGAGCGTCGACGACCAGAGCGTCAAGGACGGGATCACCGGCACGCCGGTCATCGAGGTGGAGGGCACCCAGCTCAACTGGGGGTCGCTCCTCGACCAGGGCTCCATGACCGCCGACACCCAGCGCCTCGAGGAGATTCTCACGAGTGGCAAGGTCCCGCAGGACCTGGTGGCCACCCCGTGA
- a CDS encoding Trp biosynthesis-associated membrane protein: MRLLTRKPVVVLLAIAAGIVLLAAGRADWITGTVDGVAGPVRSSATGSEAAPGLAGIALVAMAAAIAATTSGRIARWICLAVLGLVAAGVVALSLRAVLDAPAVLGSVAATHSGGTGALEATGSATTWPWVAVVAAGLLAISCVGGVVGGRRWGGLGGKYERPGGDPDAGDVSGARGERVASDWDRVTLGDDPSVD, from the coding sequence GTGAGGCTGCTCACCCGCAAGCCCGTCGTCGTCCTGCTCGCCATCGCGGCCGGGATCGTCCTGCTCGCCGCCGGTCGCGCCGACTGGATCACCGGCACCGTCGACGGTGTCGCCGGCCCGGTGCGCAGCAGCGCCACCGGCTCGGAGGCCGCCCCGGGTCTCGCCGGCATCGCGCTCGTCGCCATGGCCGCGGCCATCGCCGCCACGACCTCGGGCCGGATCGCCCGCTGGATCTGCCTCGCCGTGCTCGGCCTCGTCGCCGCCGGGGTCGTCGCCCTCTCCCTGAGGGCCGTCCTCGACGCTCCCGCGGTCCTCGGGTCCGTCGCGGCCACCCACTCCGGCGGGACCGGCGCCCTCGAGGCGACCGGATCGGCGACGACCTGGCCCTGGGTCGCCGTCGTCGCGGCCGGGCTCCTCGCGATCTCCTGCGTCGGCGGGGTCGTCGGTGGTCGTCGGTGGGGCGGTCTCGGCGGCAAGTACGAGCGCCCGGGCGGCGACCCGGACGCCGGTGACGTCAGCGGGGCGCGCGGGGAGCGGGTCGCCTCCGACTGGGACCGGGTCACCCTCGGGGACGACCCGAGCGTCGACTAG
- the trpA gene encoding tryptophan synthase subunit alpha: MSALQGVFERCRAEGRAALIGYLPVGYPDVEGSIAAVAALAEAGADIVEVGMPYSDPVMDGPVIQRAATEALAKGIHVDDVFRATAAVRGAGAVPVVMSYWNLVLRRGVDRYAADLAAGGGAGIITPDLVPEEAGEWIEASDRHGLDRIFLVAPSSTPERLATVTAACSGFVYAASTMGVTGARGAVGSAAPGLVERVRAVTDLPVCVGLGVGTGAQAAEVASFADGVIVGSALVATLLDRGRDEGLAALRELTAELAEGVRGRA, translated from the coding sequence ATGAGCGCGCTGCAGGGTGTCTTCGAGCGGTGCCGGGCCGAGGGGCGTGCGGCGCTCATCGGCTACCTGCCCGTCGGCTACCCCGACGTCGAGGGATCGATCGCGGCCGTGGCCGCGCTCGCCGAGGCCGGCGCCGACATCGTCGAGGTCGGCATGCCCTACAGCGACCCGGTCATGGACGGCCCGGTCATCCAGCGCGCCGCCACCGAGGCCCTCGCGAAGGGAATCCACGTCGACGACGTCTTCCGGGCCACCGCCGCCGTGCGCGGCGCGGGTGCCGTGCCGGTCGTCATGTCCTACTGGAACCTCGTGCTGCGCCGCGGCGTCGACCGCTACGCCGCCGACCTCGCGGCCGGGGGCGGCGCCGGCATCATCACGCCCGACCTCGTGCCCGAGGAGGCGGGGGAGTGGATCGAGGCGAGCGACCGTCACGGCCTCGACCGGATCTTCCTCGTCGCCCCCAGCTCGACGCCCGAGCGGCTCGCGACGGTGACCGCTGCGTGCAGCGGCTTCGTCTACGCCGCCTCGACGATGGGCGTCACCGGAGCCCGGGGCGCCGTCGGCTCGGCGGCGCCGGGCCTCGTCGAGCGCGTGCGCGCCGTCACCGACCTGCCCGTGTGCGTCGGCCTGGGCGTCGGCACGGGTGCCCAGGCGGCCGAGGTCGCCTCCTTCGCCGACGGGGTCATCGTCGGCAGCGCGCTCGTGGCCACCCTGCTCGACCGCGGCCGTGACGAGGGGCTCGCCGCGCTGCGGGAGCTGACCGCCGAGCTCGCCGAGGGCGTGCGGGGCCGGGCGTGA
- the trpB gene encoding tryptophan synthase subunit beta → MTDQTTPEPAAGRFGRFGGRYVPEALIPALEELDEARQKAAVDPEFVDELARLHRTYTGRPSIITEVPRFAEHAGGARIILKREDLNHTGSHKINNVLAQTLLTKRMGKTRVIAETGAGQHGVATATAAALMGLECTVYMGKVDTERQALNVARMKILGAEVVAVEHGSATLKDAINEAMRDWVTNVEHTHYVLGTVTGPHPFPEMVRDFHKIIGEEAREQVLELTGRLPDAVIACVGGGSNAMGIFHRFVGDEGVRLVGVEAGGEGIETGRHAARFATAEPGVLHGAMSYLMQDDEGQTLETHSISAGLDYPSVGPEHSHLRDSGRAEYRYATDEQVMHAFQLLCRTEGIIPALESSHALAAALEVGRELGPEALLLVNLSGRGDKDMHTAAQWFGLVDDEEGQA, encoded by the coding sequence ATGACCGACCAGACCACCCCCGAGCCCGCGGCGGGCCGCTTCGGCCGCTTCGGCGGGCGCTACGTCCCCGAGGCGCTCATCCCGGCGCTCGAGGAGCTCGACGAGGCCCGGCAGAAGGCCGCCGTCGACCCCGAGTTCGTCGACGAGCTCGCCCGGCTGCACCGCACCTACACGGGCCGGCCGAGCATCATCACCGAGGTGCCGCGCTTCGCCGAGCACGCCGGTGGCGCCCGGATCATCCTCAAGCGCGAGGACCTCAACCACACGGGCAGCCACAAGATCAACAACGTGCTCGCCCAGACGCTGCTCACCAAGCGCATGGGCAAGACCCGGGTCATCGCCGAGACGGGCGCCGGGCAGCACGGTGTCGCGACGGCGACCGCCGCGGCCCTCATGGGCCTGGAGTGCACCGTCTACATGGGCAAGGTCGACACCGAGCGGCAGGCGCTCAACGTCGCCCGCATGAAGATCCTCGGCGCCGAGGTCGTCGCGGTCGAGCACGGCAGCGCGACCCTCAAGGACGCGATCAACGAGGCCATGCGCGACTGGGTGACCAACGTCGAGCACACCCACTACGTCCTCGGCACGGTGACCGGCCCGCACCCCTTCCCCGAGATGGTCCGTGATTTCCACAAGATCATCGGCGAGGAGGCCCGTGAGCAGGTGCTCGAGCTCACCGGGCGCCTGCCCGATGCCGTCATCGCGTGCGTCGGCGGCGGGTCCAATGCCATGGGCATCTTCCACCGCTTCGTCGGCGACGAGGGCGTCCGCCTCGTCGGCGTCGAGGCCGGCGGCGAGGGCATCGAGACCGGTCGGCACGCCGCGCGCTTCGCGACGGCCGAGCCGGGTGTCCTCCACGGGGCGATGAGCTATCTCATGCAGGACGACGAGGGCCAGACCCTCGAGACGCACTCGATCTCCGCGGGCCTGGACTACCCGAGCGTCGGCCCCGAGCACTCCCACCTGCGCGACTCCGGCCGGGCCGAGTACCGCTATGCCACCGACGAGCAGGTGATGCACGCCTTCCAGCTGCTCTGCCGCACGGAGGGCATCATCCCGGCGCTCGAGTCCTCGCACGCGTTGGCGGCAGCCCTCGAGGTGGGTCGCGAGCTCGGCCCCGAGGCGCTGCTCCTGGTGAACCTCTCCGGCCGGGGCGACAAGGACATGCACACGGCGGCGCAGTGGTTCGGCCTCGTCGACGACGAGGAGGGACAGGCATGA
- the trpC gene encoding indole-3-glycerol phosphate synthase TrpC, producing MPSVLDQIIDGVREDLAGREAQTSLERLQRQCDGLPAPRDAEALLRRPGLSVIAEVKRSSPSKGALSDIPDPAALASAYAEGGASAISVLTEQRRFGGSLDDLDAVRAAVDLPVLRKDFMVSEYQIWEARAHGADIILLIVAALDDRRLADLMGLAGSLGLTALVEVHDEAETTRAVDAGATVIGVNNRNLKTLDVDTDTFARLAPLIPPSCVRIAESGVTGPQEAELFARAGADAILVGEALVVGGDPAGGVRAMIAAGQQ from the coding sequence ATGCCCAGCGTCCTCGACCAGATCATCGACGGCGTCCGTGAGGACCTGGCCGGGCGCGAGGCGCAGACGTCGCTCGAGCGCCTGCAGCGCCAGTGCGACGGACTGCCCGCCCCACGCGACGCCGAGGCGCTCCTGCGGCGCCCCGGCCTGAGCGTCATCGCGGAGGTCAAGCGCTCCAGCCCGAGCAAGGGCGCCCTCTCGGACATCCCCGACCCGGCGGCGCTCGCGAGCGCCTACGCCGAGGGTGGGGCGAGCGCGATCTCCGTGCTCACGGAGCAGCGCCGCTTCGGCGGCAGCCTCGACGACCTCGACGCCGTCCGCGCCGCCGTCGACCTGCCGGTCCTGCGCAAGGACTTCATGGTCAGCGAGTACCAGATCTGGGAGGCGCGGGCCCACGGCGCCGACATCATCCTGCTCATCGTCGCCGCGCTCGACGACCGGCGCCTGGCCGACCTCATGGGCCTGGCCGGCAGCCTCGGCCTGACCGCGCTCGTCGAGGTCCACGACGAGGCCGAGACGACCCGCGCGGTGGACGCCGGCGCCACCGTCATCGGCGTCAACAACCGCAACCTCAAGACGCTCGACGTCGACACCGACACCTTTGCCCGCCTCGCCCCGCTCATCCCCCCTTCGTGCGTCCGGATCGCCGAGTCCGGCGTCACGGGACCGCAGGAGGCCGAGCTCTTCGCCCGGGCCGGGGCCGACGCGATCCTCGTCGGCGAGGCTCTCGTCGTCGGCGGAGACCCCGCCGGCGGGGTGCGCGCGATGATCGCCGCAGGCCAGCAGTGA
- the gltB gene encoding glutamate synthase large subunit — MTDVTDVSFSPYERWSALPPDTGLYRRDTEKDACGVAMVATMRGHAGHDIVDHALLALTNLEHRGATGADPLVGDGAGILSQVPDRFFREVVDFELPEAGHYAVGTAYVPTDAAEREAMTQRIDEIVREEGLQVLGWRQVPVEREIVGQMARDCMPDFWQLFVAAPGGEVSGLTLERLAFVARKRAERETGVYFASLSARTIAYKGMLTTAQLEPFYPDLSDERFESELALVHSRFSTNTFPSWPLSHPFRFIAHNGEINTVKGNRNWMRARESLLSSDIIPGDLQRIMPICAPEASDSASFDEVLELLHLGGRSLPHAVLMMIPEAWENHATMPQELKDFYEFHSMFMEPWDGPACVTFTDGSLVGAVLDRNGLRPGRYWVTDDGLVVLASESGVLDLEPEHVVQKGRLTPGRMFLVDTAAGRIVEDAEIKGQLAAEHPYGQWLDEGRIMLGDLPPREHILHTPASVARRQQTFGYTQEELKILLTPMAEKAMEALGSMGTDTPVAVLSEKPRLIFDYFTQMFAQVTNPPLDAIREELVTALGTAIGPEGNVLDADPDHARQVVLPFPVIDNDELAKIVHIDADGELPGKATHVVRGLYDVTGGEEALRATLTRICTEVSDAIAEGARFIVLSDRDSGRDLAPIPSLLLTSAVHHHLIRERTRTQVGLIVETGDVREVHHVALLIGYGAAAVNPYLAMESVEDMVRRGVITAVDEETAVRNLIKALGKGVLKVMSKMGISTVASYRGAQVFEALGLSQELVDEYFTGTVSQLGGIGLDVIAAETAARHARAYPPEGMRPPHRVLEVGGEYKWRREGEPHLFDPETVFRLQHSTRARRYDIFKQYTDRVNEQSERLMTLRGLFALADDRPSIPIDEVEPVSEIVKRFSTGAMSYGSISREAHETLAVAMNRLGARSNTGEGGEDLERLMDPERRSSIKQVASGRFGVTSAYLTNSDDIQIKMAQGAKPGEGGQLPGHKVYPWVASTRHSTPGVGLISPPPHHDIYSIEDLAQLIHDLKNANPQARVHVKLVSEIGVGTVAAGVSKAHADVVLISGHDGGTGASPLTSLKHAGGPWELGLASTQQTLVLNGLRDRIAVQVDGQIKTGRDVLIGALLGAEEFGFATAPLVVSGCILMRVCHLDTCPVGIATQNPELRERYSGQPEFVETFFEYIAEEVRELLAELGFRTLDEAIGRVDLLDTRKAVEHWKASGLDLGPIFAKVSSFDGSGVRHARAQDHGLDKALDHELIAAAQPALEGGEHVAAEFAVRNVNRTLGTMLGHEVTKRHPEGLPDGTIELTLTGSAGQSLGAFLPAGITVTMVGDANDYVGKGLSGGRIIVRPPEDAKYVAEDNVIAGNVIGYGATSGEIFLRGVVGERFCVRNSGATAVVEGVGDHGCEYMTGGTVLVLGPTGRNFAAGMSGGNAFVLDLDESLVNPELVDVTPLREGDREVVSGLLQQHLERTGSAVAQRLLDEGGAGLDRIKLVLPRDYQRVLDVRADAEAEGLDVDGSVVWDRIMEASRG; from the coding sequence GTGACCGACGTGACCGATGTGTCCTTCTCCCCTTATGAGCGCTGGTCCGCCCTGCCGCCCGACACCGGTCTCTACCGCCGTGACACCGAGAAGGACGCCTGCGGCGTCGCCATGGTCGCCACGATGCGCGGTCACGCCGGTCACGACATCGTCGACCACGCCCTGCTCGCCCTGACCAACCTCGAGCACCGTGGCGCCACCGGCGCCGACCCGCTCGTCGGAGACGGTGCCGGCATCCTCAGCCAGGTCCCCGACCGGTTCTTCCGGGAGGTCGTCGACTTCGAGCTGCCCGAGGCCGGGCACTACGCCGTCGGCACCGCCTACGTCCCGACGGACGCGGCCGAGCGCGAGGCGATGACCCAGCGCATCGACGAGATCGTCCGCGAGGAGGGCCTGCAGGTCCTCGGCTGGCGTCAGGTGCCGGTGGAGCGAGAGATCGTCGGCCAGATGGCCCGCGACTGCATGCCCGACTTCTGGCAGCTCTTCGTCGCCGCCCCCGGCGGCGAGGTCTCCGGCCTGACCCTCGAGCGCCTCGCCTTCGTCGCCCGCAAGCGCGCCGAGCGCGAGACCGGCGTCTACTTCGCCTCGCTGTCGGCCCGCACGATCGCCTACAAGGGCATGCTGACCACCGCGCAGCTCGAGCCCTTCTACCCGGACCTGTCGGACGAGCGCTTCGAGAGCGAGCTCGCGCTCGTCCACTCGCGCTTCTCGACCAACACCTTCCCCAGCTGGCCGCTCAGCCACCCCTTCCGGTTCATCGCGCACAACGGCGAGATCAACACGGTCAAGGGCAACCGCAACTGGATGCGGGCGCGCGAGTCCCTGCTGAGCAGCGACATCATCCCCGGCGACCTGCAGCGGATCATGCCGATCTGCGCCCCGGAGGCGTCGGACTCGGCGTCCTTCGACGAGGTGCTCGAGCTGCTCCACCTCGGTGGCCGCTCGCTCCCGCACGCCGTGCTGATGATGATCCCCGAGGCGTGGGAGAACCACGCGACCATGCCGCAGGAGCTCAAGGACTTCTACGAGTTCCACTCCATGTTCATGGAGCCCTGGGACGGCCCGGCCTGCGTGACCTTCACCGACGGCAGCCTCGTCGGCGCGGTCCTCGACCGCAACGGCTTGCGTCCCGGTCGCTACTGGGTCACCGACGACGGCCTCGTCGTCCTCGCCTCCGAGTCGGGCGTGCTCGACCTCGAGCCCGAGCACGTCGTCCAGAAGGGGCGTCTGACGCCGGGCCGCATGTTCCTGGTCGACACCGCCGCCGGGCGGATCGTCGAGGACGCCGAGATCAAGGGCCAGCTCGCGGCCGAGCACCCCTACGGGCAGTGGCTCGACGAGGGCCGGATCATGCTCGGCGACCTACCGCCGCGCGAGCACATCCTGCACACGCCGGCCTCCGTCGCCCGCCGCCAGCAGACCTTCGGCTACACGCAGGAGGAGCTGAAGATCCTGCTCACGCCCATGGCGGAGAAGGCCATGGAGGCGCTCGGCTCGATGGGCACCGACACCCCGGTGGCGGTCCTGTCGGAGAAGCCGCGGCTGATCTTCGACTACTTCACCCAGATGTTCGCCCAGGTGACCAACCCGCCGCTCGACGCGATCCGCGAGGAGCTCGTCACCGCGCTCGGCACGGCGATCGGCCCGGAGGGCAATGTCCTCGATGCCGACCCCGACCACGCCCGCCAGGTCGTCCTGCCCTTCCCCGTCATCGACAACGACGAGCTGGCCAAGATCGTCCACATCGACGCCGACGGCGAGCTGCCGGGCAAGGCGACGCACGTCGTGCGCGGTCTCTACGACGTGACCGGGGGAGAGGAGGCGCTGCGCGCCACCCTGACCCGGATCTGCACCGAGGTCTCCGACGCGATCGCCGAGGGCGCCCGGTTCATCGTGCTGTCCGACCGCGACTCCGGTCGTGACCTCGCGCCGATCCCGTCGCTGCTGCTCACCTCGGCCGTGCACCACCACCTCATCCGGGAGCGCACGCGGACCCAGGTCGGCCTGATCGTCGAGACCGGTGACGTCCGCGAGGTGCACCACGTCGCGCTGCTCATCGGCTACGGCGCCGCCGCGGTCAACCCCTACCTGGCCATGGAGTCCGTCGAGGACATGGTCCGTCGCGGGGTCATCACCGCTGTCGACGAGGAGACGGCGGTCCGCAACCTCATCAAGGCGCTCGGCAAGGGCGTGCTCAAGGTGATGTCGAAGATGGGCATCTCCACCGTGGCCTCCTACCGCGGCGCCCAGGTCTTCGAGGCGCTCGGCCTGAGCCAGGAGCTCGTCGACGAGTACTTCACCGGCACGGTGAGCCAGCTCGGCGGCATCGGTCTCGACGTCATCGCGGCCGAGACCGCGGCCCGGCACGCGCGGGCCTACCCGCCGGAGGGCATGCGCCCGCCGCACCGGGTCCTCGAGGTCGGTGGCGAGTACAAGTGGCGTCGCGAGGGCGAGCCGCACCTCTTCGACCCGGAGACGGTCTTCCGTCTCCAGCACTCCACCAGGGCGCGGCGCTACGACATCTTCAAGCAGTACACCGACCGGGTCAACGAGCAGTCCGAGCGGCTGATGACCCTGCGCGGGCTCTTCGCCCTCGCTGACGACCGCCCGTCGATCCCCATCGACGAGGTCGAGCCGGTGAGCGAGATCGTCAAGCGCTTCTCCACCGGTGCGATGAGCTACGGCTCGATCAGCCGCGAGGCCCACGAGACCCTCGCGGTCGCGATGAACCGCCTCGGTGCCCGCTCCAACACGGGTGAGGGGGGCGAGGACCTCGAGCGCCTCATGGACCCCGAGCGTCGCAGCTCGATCAAGCAGGTCGCTTCGGGCCGCTTCGGCGTCACGTCGGCCTACCTGACCAACAGCGACGACATCCAGATCAAGATGGCCCAGGGCGCCAAGCCGGGCGAAGGGGGGCAGCTCCCGGGCCACAAGGTCTACCCGTGGGTCGCGAGCACCCGTCACTCGACCCCGGGTGTCGGCCTGATCAGCCCGCCGCCGCACCACGACATCTACTCGATCGAGGACCTGGCGCAGCTGATCCACGACCTGAAGAACGCCAACCCGCAGGCGCGCGTGCACGTCAAGCTCGTCAGCGAGATCGGTGTCGGGACGGTCGCGGCGGGCGTGAGCAAGGCGCACGCCGACGTCGTGCTCATCTCGGGTCACGACGGCGGCACCGGTGCCTCGCCGCTCACCTCCCTCAAGCACGCCGGTGGTCCGTGGGAGCTCGGCCTCGCGTCGACCCAGCAGACCCTCGTGCTCAACGGCCTGCGCGACCGCATCGCGGTGCAGGTCGACGGGCAGATCAAGACCGGCCGCGACGTCCTCATCGGCGCGCTGCTCGGTGCCGAGGAGTTCGGCTTCGCGACGGCACCGCTCGTCGTCAGCGGCTGCATCCTCATGCGGGTGTGCCACCTCGACACCTGCCCGGTCGGCATCGCGACGCAGAACCCCGAACTGCGCGAGCGCTACTCGGGCCAGCCGGAGTTCGTCGAGACCTTCTTCGAGTACATCGCCGAGGAGGTGCGTGAGCTGCTCGCCGAGCTCGGCTTCCGCACCCTCGACGAGGCCATCGGCCGGGTCGACCTGCTCGACACCCGCAAGGCGGTCGAGCACTGGAAGGCCTCGGGTCTCGACCTGGGCCCGATCTTCGCCAAGGTCAGCTCCTTCGACGGCTCGGGCGTGCGCCACGCGCGGGCCCAGGACCACGGCCTCGACAAGGCGCTGGACCACGAGCTCATCGCGGCGGCGCAGCCGGCCCTCGAGGGTGGCGAGCACGTCGCGGCGGAGTTCGCGGTGCGCAACGTCAACCGCACGCTCGGGACGATGCTCGGCCACGAGGTGACCAAGCGGCACCCGGAGGGCCTGCCCGACGGCACGATCGAGCTGACCCTCACCGGCTCGGCCGGTCAGAGCCTCGGCGCCTTCCTGCCCGCAGGCATCACCGTGACGATGGTCGGCGATGCCAACGACTACGTCGGCAAGGGCCTGTCCGGTGGTCGCATCATCGTGCGGCCCCCGGAGGACGCGAAGTACGTCGCCGAGGACAACGTCATCGCCGGCAACGTCATCGGCTACGGCGCCACCTCGGGCGAGATCTTCCTCCGTGGTGTCGTCGGCGAGCGCTTCTGCGTCCGCAACTCCGGCGCCACCGCCGTCGTCGAGGGCGTCGGCGACCACGGCTGCGAGTACATGACCGGTGGCACGGTCCTCGTCCTCGGGCCGACCGGCCGCAACTTCGCGGCCGGCATGTCCGGGGGCAATGCCTTCGTGCTCGATCTCGACGAGTCCCTCGTCAACCCCGAGCTCGTCGATGTCACCCCCCTTCGCGAGGGCGACCGGGAGGTCGTGAGTGGTCTGCTCCAGCAGCACCTCGAGCGCACCGGCTCCGCCGTCGCCCAGCGTCTGCTCGACGAGGGTGGTGCGGGCCTGGACCGCATCAAGCTCGTCCTGCCCCGCGACTACCAGCGCGTCCTCGACGTGCGGGCGGACGCCGAGGCCGAGGGCCTCGACGTCGACGGCTCCGTCGTCTGGGACCGGATCATGGAGGCTTCCCGTGGCTGA
- a CDS encoding MauE/DoxX family redox-associated membrane protein, which produces MSRAALRDHVGLLARLVLGVVLVVAGALKVGNPLGAARAVQAYDVLPFELARWIGYALPWVEIVVGVLLVLGLFTRVCAVIGTVLMLAFVIGIAQAWARGLSIDCGCFGGGGQVAPEQTKYGREIARDLGLAVCGAWLAIRSRSTWSLDRLLFGDKEMQ; this is translated from the coding sequence GTGAGCCGGGCCGCCCTGCGCGACCACGTCGGGCTGCTCGCCCGGCTCGTCCTCGGGGTCGTGCTCGTCGTCGCCGGCGCGCTCAAGGTCGGCAACCCGCTCGGCGCGGCCCGGGCCGTGCAGGCCTACGACGTCCTGCCCTTCGAGCTGGCGCGCTGGATCGGCTATGCCCTGCCGTGGGTCGAGATCGTCGTCGGCGTGCTGCTCGTCCTCGGGCTCTTCACCCGGGTGTGCGCGGTCATCGGGACCGTGCTCATGCTCGCCTTCGTCATCGGCATCGCGCAGGCGTGGGCCCGCGGGCTGAGCATCGACTGCGGCTGCTTCGGAGGCGGCGGTCAGGTGGCTCCCGAGCAGACGAAGTACGGTCGCGAGATTGCGCGCGACCTCGGCCTCGCCGTGTGCGGGGCATGGCTGGCCATCCGGTCGAGATCGACCTGGAGCCTCGACCGGCTCCTCTTCGGGGACAAGGAGATGCAGTGA